AAAGGCCGGCGTGAAGGTCGAATTGTTCGACAATCTGCGCAAGACTTTTTCGCGCAAGGCGGCGTGAGCGAAGCCGTCGCCGTCCGCGCCTTACGCCATCCCTCTCTCCGTATGCGGGGAGAGGGCGATGAAGTGATCGGCATCGAGCTAGCATTAGGGCAATGGTCTTGACCGACACCGAATCTGCCATGGATTTCATTGAGATCGGGCGAAAACTCTTCGCCTGGAATTGCGAATTCGTCTGGGCGGCGTCGAAGATCGCGGAATTGCCGCCGATGGGGCCGGTCGAAATCGCCTTCGCCGGGCGCTCCAATGTCGGGAAATCGTCCCTGCTCAATGCGCTGACCGGCCGCAAGACCCTGGCGCGGACCTCGCATACGCCGGGGCGGACCCAGCAGCTCAATTTCTTCGCCCTCGGCCCGGATTCCAAAGCGCCGCTGGTGCGCCTCGTGGATATGCCCGGCTATGGCTATGCCGCCGTCTCCAAGGAGAAGATCGCCGGCTGGACGCGGCTGATGCAGGATTTCCTGCGCGGACGGGCGTCGCTCGCGCGGGTCTTCGTGCTGGTGGACGGGCGCCACGGCCTCAAGGATCTCGACCGCGACATGCTGAAGCGCCTCGACCAGGCGGCCCTGTCCTATCAGCTGGTGCTGACCAAGCGCGACGAGGTCAAGAAGGGCGAGATCGAAAAGACCATCGCTGACGCCCAGGCCGTCCTGCGCGGCCACCCGGCGGCGCATCCCGACGTCATTTTCCTGTCATCGCATCAGGGCGAAGGTTTGCCCGAATTGCGCGCCGCGGTGGCCCGGCTCCTGTTCGAACGCGACAGAACGATTTTCGAGCCCGCGCAGATCGGCTAAACAGCCAATTCTCCGCAAGAGGCAGCACCAAAGGCGACAACCATGAGCGAAGCCCCGGCCACGACCGCCCCTCTCAGCCAAGCCGCCGCGATCGATCAGGCCCGAATCCTGACGCAGGCGCTACCCCATATGCTGCATTACGACGACGCCATCGTCGTGGTGAAATATGGCGGCCACGCCATGGGCGACGAAACCACCGCGCGCAATTTCGCCCGCGACATGGTCCTGCTCGAACAATCGGGCGTCAATCCGGTGGTCGTGCATGGCGGCGGCCCGCAGATCGGCGCCATGCTCAACAAGCTCGGCATCAAGTCGGAATTCGCCGACGGCCTGCGGGTGACCGACAAGGCCACGGTCGAGGTGGTCGAGATGGTCCTTGCCGGCTCGATCAACAAGCAGATCGTCGGCTTCATCAACAACGCCGGCGGGCGCGCCATCGGCCTGTGCGGCAAGGACGGCAATATGGTCACCGCCCGCAAGGTCGAAAAGAGAGACGGCGACGGCCGGCCTCCGGTCGATCTCGGCTTTGTCGGCGAGCCCGCCAAAGTGGACGCGACTGTTCTGGAGCAGGTGCTCGGCCGCGAACTGATCCCCGTGCTCGCGCCGGTCGCGCTCGGCGCCGAGGGCGAAACCTATAATGTCAACGCCGACACTTTCGCCGGCGCAATCGCGGGGGCCCTGGCCGCCAAGCGCCTGCTGCTCCTCACCGACGTGCCAGGCGTGCTCGATAAGGACAAGAACCTGATCAAGGAATTGCGAATCGGAGATATCCCGGCGCTGATCGCCGATGGAACCATCACCGGCGGCATGATTCCGAAGGTCGAGACCTGCATCTACGCCATCGAACAGGGCGTCGAGGGCGTCGTCATTCTCGACGGCAAGATTCCCCACGCCGTGCTGATCGAATTGCTCACCGACCACGGCGCCGGCACGCTGATCACAAGGTGACCAAAACGGACGCCCATCTCGCGCGCGACCCGGCGGCCTTCCGCCGGGTGAACACCTGGGTATTCGACCTCGACAACACCCTTTATCCGCCCCACAGCGATCTCTGGCCGCGCATCGACGCCCGCATCACCGCCTATATGATCGCGCTGCTCGGACTCGACGGCCAATCGGCCCGCGCGCTGCAGAAACATTATTATCGCGTCTATGGCACGACGCTGGCCGGCCTGATCAAGGAATATGACGTGGCGCCGGACGACTTTCTGCATTTCGTCCATGACATCGACCGTTCCTCGCTCGATCCCAATCCGGCTTTGGCCGGGGCCATGGAGGCGCTGCCGGGCCGCAAGCTCATTCTCACCAACGGCTCGCACGCCCATGCGCTCGCCACCGCAAAACAGCTCGGGATCGATCATCTTTTCGACGGCATGTTCGCGATCGAGCATGGCGATTACCTGCCCAAGCCCCACATCGAAACCTATCAGAAATTTTTCGAGCGCCACGCGGTTGATCCCGCGCGCGCTGCTATGTTCGAAGACATAGTGCACAACCTTACGGCGCCTCATGCAAGCGGCATGATCACTGTTCTGGTGCGCCCGAAAGAAGGCGCGGCCGACCACCGCGAGCCGTGGGAAAAGCACGACGACACGCCGCCGCATGTCGATTTCGCGACGGACGATCTCGTCGGCTTTTTGTCCGATCTGGTTCGCGGTTAGGGGCCATTGTCATAGCAGGGATATTTCTGAAAACCGGCGCGCGATTTTCGGAAATCCCGCTCAGTCTTCCACGCTCTCGCGCAAGCGGAACAGCAGGGCGCTATCAATGAACTCATGCACTTCGACCACGGCGTCGCCTTCGACGCGGATGAAGCTGAGACATTGGAGGAGGTCCTCGCGGCCGGTGCCGCGATGGCGCAGGCGCATCTCATAACGGGCGCAGGCCTGTTCGCCGTTGATCAGCACGTCGTGGAAACGAATTTTCTTCTGCTGAAATTCAACCGAAAAAGCCTTGAGATAGGCCAGAATCGACTCTCTGCGGCAGCTCAGGCCGGCATAGGGCCAGCGCGACCGGTCGCCATTCATCATCCAATCGGCCTCGGGCGCGAACAAAGCCTCGAGCTTTGCGGGATCGCTCCGCCGATCGAGCAAAGTGGAGACGATCTGTTCGAACCTCATCCTGCTAAACTGCGACGCCAGGCTTTCGCTTTCGCCTCCGCTCATGCCGCTCATTTGTCCGTTCCGTCGCCTTCGCATTAGAGGGACCTCACGGCTGAGGCAAGTAGCGCGCCTTTTCGGGCGCGCTGAGTAGAAATACCTAGTTCTTGGCCTTGTCGACCAGCTTGTTCTTGCCGATCCACGGCATCATGGCGCGCAGCCTGGCGCCGACCTCCTCGATCTGATGCGCGTCATTGACGCGGCGGATGCCCTTGAAGCGGGCGGCGCCGGCCTTGTATTCCTGCATCCATTCCGAGGTGAACTTGCCGGTCTGGATGTCCGTCAGGACTTCCTTCATCTCCGCCTTGGTCTGCGGCGTGATGATGCGCGGCCCGGTGACATATTCGCCCCATTCCGCGGTGTTGGAGATCGAATAGTTCATATTGGCGATGCCGCCCTCATAGATGAGGTCGACGATCAGCTTCACCTCGTGCAGACATTCGAAATAGGCCATTTCCGGCGCGTAGCCGGCCTCGACCAGGGTCTCGAAACCGGCGCGGATCAGTTCCACGAGGCCGCCGCACAGCACGGCCTGCTCGCCGAACAGGTCGGTCTCGCATTCTTCCTTGAACGTCGTCTCGATGATGCCGGAGCGCCCGCCGCCGATCGCCGAGGCATAGGACAGGCCGATGTCATGGGCGTTGCCGGAGGCGTCCTGATGGACCGCAATCAGGCACGGCACGCCGCCGCCCTTGAGATATTCGCCGCGCACGGTGTGGCCGGGGCCCTTGGGCGCGACCATAAGCACGTCGATGTCCTTGCGCGGTTCGATCAGGGCGAAATGGACGTTGAGGCCATGGGCGAACAGCAAAGCCGCGCCGGGACGGATATTGTCGGCGATCTCGTTCTTGTAGATCTCGGCCTGGAGTTCGTCCGGCGTCAGCATCATCAGCACGTCGGCCCAGCGCGCGGCCTCGTCCACGCTCATCACCTTGACGCCCTCGCCCTCGGCCTTCTTGGCGGTGGCCGACCCCCGACGCAGGGCGACCGCGACTTCCTTCACGCCGGAATCGCGCAGATTGAGAACGTGGGCGTGGCCCTGCGAGCCATAGCCGACCACGGCGACCTTCTTGCCCTTGATCAGATTGATGTCGGCATCGCTATCGTAATAAAC
This genomic interval from Candidatus Rhodoblastus alkanivorans contains the following:
- the yihA gene encoding ribosome biogenesis GTP-binding protein YihA/YsxC, whose product is MDFIEIGRKLFAWNCEFVWAASKIAELPPMGPVEIAFAGRSNVGKSSLLNALTGRKTLARTSHTPGRTQQLNFFALGPDSKAPLVRLVDMPGYGYAAVSKEKIAGWTRLMQDFLRGRASLARVFVLVDGRHGLKDLDRDMLKRLDQAALSYQLVLTKRDEVKKGEIEKTIADAQAVLRGHPAAHPDVIFLSSHQGEGLPELRAAVARLLFERDRTIFEPAQIG
- the argB gene encoding acetylglutamate kinase → MSEAPATTAPLSQAAAIDQARILTQALPHMLHYDDAIVVVKYGGHAMGDETTARNFARDMVLLEQSGVNPVVVHGGGPQIGAMLNKLGIKSEFADGLRVTDKATVEVVEMVLAGSINKQIVGFINNAGGRAIGLCGKDGNMVTARKVEKRDGDGRPPVDLGFVGEPAKVDATVLEQVLGRELIPVLAPVALGAEGETYNVNADTFAGAIAGALAAKRLLLLTDVPGVLDKDKNLIKELRIGDIPALIADGTITGGMIPKVETCIYAIEQGVEGVVILDGKIPHAVLIELLTDHGAGTLITR
- a CDS encoding pyrimidine 5'-nucleotidase, which gives rise to MTKTDAHLARDPAAFRRVNTWVFDLDNTLYPPHSDLWPRIDARITAYMIALLGLDGQSARALQKHYYRVYGTTLAGLIKEYDVAPDDFLHFVHDIDRSSLDPNPALAGAMEALPGRKLILTNGSHAHALATAKQLGIDHLFDGMFAIEHGDYLPKPHIETYQKFFERHAVDPARAAMFEDIVHNLTAPHASGMITVLVRPKEGAADHREPWEKHDDTPPHVDFATDDLVGFLSDLVRG
- a CDS encoding nuclear transport factor 2 family protein is translated as MSGMSGGESESLASQFSRMRFEQIVSTLLDRRSDPAKLEALFAPEADWMMNGDRSRWPYAGLSCRRESILAYLKAFSVEFQQKKIRFHDVLINGEQACARYEMRLRHRGTGREDLLQCLSFIRVEGDAVVEVHEFIDSALLFRLRESVED
- the ilvC gene encoding ketol-acid reductoisomerase, giving the protein MRVYYDSDADINLIKGKKVAVVGYGSQGHAHVLNLRDSGVKEVAVALRRGSATAKKAEGEGVKVMSVDEAARWADVLMMLTPDELQAEIYKNEIADNIRPGAALLFAHGLNVHFALIEPRKDIDVLMVAPKGPGHTVRGEYLKGGGVPCLIAVHQDASGNAHDIGLSYASAIGGGRSGIIETTFKEECETDLFGEQAVLCGGLVELIRAGFETLVEAGYAPEMAYFECLHEVKLIVDLIYEGGIANMNYSISNTAEWGEYVTGPRIITPQTKAEMKEVLTDIQTGKFTSEWMQEYKAGAARFKGIRRVNDAHQIEEVGARLRAMMPWIGKNKLVDKAKN